In one window of Kitasatospora sp. MMS16-BH015 DNA:
- a CDS encoding family 20 glycosylhydrolase has protein sequence MSSTRTADHCPLIPHPIVQPLRASQGDLLRLFRLIFAAACAAATLALPTVSTPATAATAPPQTVPALRQWTAATGTFTFTSTTRIAVDPAYSTQLATDAATFADDLSTLEGRTVQVVTGTASPGDIALTLNDGSLPAEGYRMTVGPSITVQAATDTGAFNGTRTILQLLHQSSSIAAGTAVDWPAKAERGLMIDQGRKFFTVPWIKQHIKELAYLKLNYFHFHLSDTFGFRLESSTHPEIVSTDHYSKQDIAELVALGQKYHVTIVPEIDTPGHMNAILAAHPELKLKNSSGTVSDEFIDLSLPGSYTLIKDLITEYLPLFPASYWHIGADEYVTDYTQYPQLLSYARAHYGANATAKDTYYGFVNWSDALVRAGGKTTRMWNDGIKAGDGTIAPNADITVEYWYNYGLTPQQLVNAGHIVANESWTPTYYVLGGAKPDTQWMYETWTPDLFQGSNTLNDPSKNPGSLIHVWCDNPTAETEDQIAAGLMYPLRGLAQQTWGSPKPAATYAGFTPIVTAVGHNPAWPGLTQPGNLARNHPTTASSTETPNFPPSAATDGDGTTRWSSAYSDPQWLQVDLGSTQAIGRVVLRWEAAYGKAFQLQTSADGTSWTTIYSTTTGTGGTQDLSGLSGSGRYLRLYATQRGTSYGYSLYEFEAYAPGGLAGTHVLTTGATALDDPASSTTTGTQLITWTTHGGPNQQWQFTPNPDGSYTLTNGASHLCVDVNGGSTTAGAAVIQWTCTNADNQHWTLTPLTGGGYTITSKKSGLLLTTAATTDGALVTQQPDTGSALQHWQLS, from the coding sequence ATGAGCAGCACACGTACCGCTGACCACTGCCCGCTGATCCCGCACCCGATCGTTCAGCCGCTCCGAGCGTCCCAGGGAGACCTCTTGCGCCTGTTCCGGCTCATCTTCGCCGCGGCCTGCGCCGCCGCCACCCTCGCCCTGCCCACCGTGTCCACCCCGGCCACCGCCGCCACCGCGCCGCCCCAGACCGTCCCCGCCCTGCGCCAATGGACCGCCGCCACCGGCACGTTCACCTTCACCAGCACCACTCGCATAGCCGTCGACCCCGCGTACAGCACCCAACTCGCCACCGACGCCGCCACGTTCGCCGACGACCTGAGCACCCTCGAAGGCCGCACCGTCCAGGTCGTCACCGGCACCGCCTCCCCCGGCGACATCGCCCTCACCCTCAACGACGGCTCACTGCCCGCCGAGGGCTACCGCATGACGGTCGGCCCCTCCATCACCGTGCAGGCCGCAACCGACACCGGTGCCTTCAACGGCACCCGGACCATCCTCCAACTGCTGCACCAGTCAAGCTCGATAGCCGCCGGAACGGCCGTCGACTGGCCGGCCAAGGCCGAGCGCGGGCTGATGATCGACCAGGGGCGGAAGTTCTTCACCGTGCCGTGGATCAAGCAGCACATCAAGGAGCTCGCCTACCTCAAGCTCAACTACTTCCACTTCCACCTCTCCGACACCTTCGGCTTCCGCCTGGAGAGCTCCACCCACCCGGAGATCGTCTCCACCGACCACTACTCCAAGCAGGACATCGCCGAGCTGGTGGCGCTCGGCCAGAAGTACCACGTCACCATCGTCCCCGAGATCGACACCCCCGGGCACATGAACGCCATCCTCGCCGCCCACCCCGAGCTCAAGCTCAAGAACAGCTCCGGCACCGTCAGCGACGAGTTCATCGACCTCTCCCTCCCCGGCTCCTACACCCTCATCAAGGACCTGATCACCGAGTACCTCCCCCTCTTCCCCGCCTCCTACTGGCACATCGGCGCCGACGAGTACGTCACCGACTACACCCAGTACCCCCAACTGCTCAGCTACGCCCGGGCCCACTACGGCGCCAACGCCACCGCCAAGGACACCTACTACGGCTTCGTCAACTGGTCCGACGCCCTCGTCCGCGCCGGCGGCAAGACCACCCGGATGTGGAACGACGGCATCAAGGCCGGCGACGGCACCATCGCCCCCAACGCCGACATCACCGTCGAGTACTGGTACAACTACGGCCTCACGCCCCAGCAGTTGGTGAATGCCGGGCACATCGTCGCCAACGAGTCCTGGACGCCGACCTACTACGTGCTCGGCGGCGCCAAGCCCGACACCCAGTGGATGTACGAGACCTGGACGCCCGATCTCTTCCAGGGCTCCAACACCCTCAACGACCCGTCCAAGAACCCGGGTTCACTGATCCACGTCTGGTGCGACAACCCCACCGCCGAGACCGAGGACCAGATCGCGGCCGGCTTGATGTACCCGCTCCGCGGCCTCGCCCAGCAGACCTGGGGCTCCCCCAAGCCCGCTGCCACGTACGCGGGTTTCACCCCGATCGTCACCGCCGTCGGCCACAACCCGGCCTGGCCCGGCCTCACCCAGCCCGGCAACCTGGCCCGCAACCACCCGACCACGGCTTCCAGCACCGAGACCCCCAACTTCCCGCCCAGCGCAGCCACCGACGGCGACGGCACCACCCGCTGGTCCAGCGCGTACAGCGACCCGCAGTGGCTCCAGGTCGACCTCGGCTCCACCCAGGCGATCGGCCGCGTCGTCCTCCGCTGGGAGGCCGCCTACGGCAAGGCCTTCCAGCTCCAGACCTCAGCCGACGGCACCTCCTGGACCACCATCTACTCCACCACCACCGGCACCGGCGGCACCCAGGACCTGAGCGGCCTCTCCGGCTCCGGCCGCTACCTCCGCCTCTACGCCACCCAACGCGGCACCAGCTACGGCTACTCGCTCTACGAGTTCGAGGCCTACGCCCCCGGCGGCCTGGCCGGCACCCACGTCCTCACCACCGGCGCCACCGCCCTCGACGACCCGGCCTCCTCCACCACCACCGGCACCCAGCTCATCACCTGGACCACCCACGGCGGCCCCAACCAGCAGTGGCAGTTCACCCCCAACCCCGACGGCAGCTACACCCTGACCAACGGGGCCTCCCACCTCTGCGTCGACGTCAACGGCGGCTCCACCACCGCCGGCGCCGCCGTCATCCAGTGGACCTGCACGAACGCCGACAACCAGCACTGGACCCTCACCCCACTGACCGGCGGCGGCTACACCATCACCTCCAAGAAGAGCGGCCTGCTCCTCACCACCGCCGCCACCACCGACGGCGCCCTCGTCACCCAGCAGCCCGACACCGGATCCGCCCTCCAGCACTGGCAGTTGAGCTGA
- a CDS encoding cell wall metabolism sensor histidine kinase WalK, translating into MKTPRPGRRARPRRLRSRVTIIAGLAITAGVVLGVMLMYLLQMNSVRRTIDSQLLTYAEQIAQSGQSGTWPSPLPPSGLDPNAQAQAIAADGRVLAATRTLAGVPAVYTLPPGTGTPVRQKAADGVVPDEVRVVGLQATVAGQPVTIVTGSPSGLLSEVNEGFVHQLLFGVPVILLLSAGTVWLVVGRALRPVEQIRHTVTDITSADLTRRVPEPGTDDEIGNLARTMNDMLSRLDAAAKQQRRFTADASHELRSPLAAIRTTLEVGLAHPDRAPWPKIAERAVEQSQRLEALIQQLLVLAKADDRRLATQQRSVDLGGLLEEIRSSTHPAHPVRIDLDIAPDTAVVGDPGHLERLFRNIVDNSVRHARTRVVVTAAATTDAVTIDVDDDGPGIPAEDRERVFNRFVRLDESRGRGTGNSGLGLAIAREIVHAHHGRITVAESPTGGARLAVVLPRNGGGGGKASGKQPPHTHRSRF; encoded by the coding sequence GTGAAGACGCCGCGTCCCGGCCGGCGGGCCCGACCGCGTCGGCTGCGCTCCCGCGTCACGATCATCGCCGGGCTCGCCATCACCGCCGGCGTCGTGCTCGGCGTCATGCTGATGTACCTGCTGCAGATGAACTCGGTCCGGCGCACGATCGACAGCCAACTACTCACCTATGCCGAGCAGATCGCGCAATCCGGCCAGAGCGGGACCTGGCCGAGCCCACTGCCGCCGTCCGGCCTCGACCCGAACGCCCAGGCGCAGGCGATCGCCGCCGACGGCCGCGTCCTGGCGGCGACCCGCACCCTCGCGGGCGTCCCGGCCGTGTACACGCTCCCGCCGGGCACCGGCACGCCGGTCCGACAGAAGGCGGCGGACGGCGTGGTCCCCGACGAAGTCCGCGTCGTCGGCCTCCAGGCCACCGTGGCCGGCCAACCGGTCACGATCGTCACCGGCAGCCCCAGCGGACTGCTGAGCGAGGTCAACGAAGGCTTCGTCCACCAACTGCTGTTCGGCGTACCCGTCATCCTCCTGCTGTCTGCCGGCACGGTCTGGCTGGTCGTCGGCAGGGCACTGCGCCCGGTCGAGCAGATCAGGCACACCGTCACCGACATCACCTCAGCCGACCTGACCCGCCGCGTCCCGGAACCGGGCACCGACGACGAGATCGGCAACCTGGCCCGGACGATGAACGACATGCTCTCCCGCCTGGATGCCGCCGCGAAGCAGCAACGCCGCTTCACCGCCGACGCCTCGCACGAGCTGCGCAGCCCGCTGGCCGCCATCCGCACCACCTTGGAGGTCGGTCTGGCCCACCCCGACCGGGCCCCCTGGCCGAAGATCGCCGAACGTGCCGTCGAGCAGTCGCAGCGTCTGGAGGCACTCATCCAGCAACTCCTGGTGCTCGCCAAGGCAGATGACCGTCGGCTCGCGACGCAGCAGCGCTCCGTCGATCTGGGCGGGCTCCTCGAGGAGATCCGGTCCTCGACGCATCCGGCGCATCCCGTGCGCATCGATCTCGACATCGCCCCGGACACCGCCGTCGTCGGCGATCCGGGCCACCTGGAGCGATTGTTCCGGAACATCGTCGACAACTCCGTCCGCCATGCCCGGACCAGGGTCGTGGTGACAGCGGCGGCCACCACCGACGCCGTCACGATCGATGTGGACGACGACGGGCCCGGCATCCCGGCCGAGGACCGGGAACGGGTCTTCAACCGGTTCGTACGGCTGGACGAAAGCCGCGGCCGCGGCACCGGGAACTCCGGTCTGGGCCTGGCCATCGCCCGCGAGATCGTCCACGCGCACCACGGGCGGATCACCGTCGCCGAGAGCCCGACGGGCGGCGCGCGGTTGGCCGTCGTACTGCCGCGCAACGGCGGCGGCGGCGGTAAGGCGTCCGGCAAGCAACCGCCTCACACTCACCGTTCACGTTTCTGA
- a CDS encoding response regulator transcription factor, with protein MRILVVEDEPAMAESLTWGLEQEGYVVVPAETGETGLWLAREASWDVIVLDVMLPGLNGYQVCEQLRKDGIWTPILMLTAMDEDLDHAEGLDVGADDYLTKPFSYPVLLAHLRALTRRGLRERPAVLTAAGLSLDPGRRSVTRDDALLELTAREIAVLEYLLRNTGRAVSKSELLDHCWDAAYDGGPGVVEVLVHRLRKKIDPPGGRPVITTLRGEGYLIQDNA; from the coding sequence ATGCGGATCCTGGTGGTCGAAGACGAGCCGGCCATGGCCGAATCCCTCACCTGGGGACTCGAGCAGGAGGGCTACGTCGTGGTGCCGGCGGAGACCGGGGAGACCGGGCTGTGGCTGGCCCGGGAGGCGTCCTGGGACGTCATCGTCCTCGACGTGATGCTGCCCGGCCTCAACGGCTACCAGGTCTGCGAACAGCTGCGCAAGGACGGGATCTGGACCCCGATCCTGATGCTCACCGCGATGGACGAGGACCTCGACCACGCCGAAGGGCTCGACGTCGGCGCGGACGACTATCTCACCAAGCCGTTCTCCTACCCGGTGCTGCTCGCGCACTTGCGGGCGCTGACCAGGCGCGGACTGCGCGAGCGGCCGGCGGTGCTCACCGCCGCCGGCCTCTCCCTGGACCCGGGCCGCCGCTCGGTGACCCGGGACGACGCGCTGCTGGAGCTGACCGCCCGGGAGATCGCCGTCCTGGAGTACCTGCTGCGGAACACCGGACGCGCGGTCTCCAAGTCCGAACTGCTCGACCACTGCTGGGACGCCGCGTACGACGGCGGACCGGGCGTGGTCGAGGTGCTCGTCCACCGGCTGCGGAAGAAGATCGACCCGCCGGGCGGACGGCCGGTCATCACCACGCTGCGCGGCGAGGGCTACCTCATCCAGGACAACGCGTGA
- a CDS encoding MMPL family transporter: MDRISGFLLRHRGLVGLAWLVITVVGVVVAPSVSSRLQPGTHLNTAAYHANVRIAKEYGGATEDPGVLVLDAPAGQRVASPGVQAQLKAVDAALAKAAPTLRVVSYASTGSRNLVGTNGTSTIVLAYPPHQGDDMSPETVDELTAAARTAAPRLAVHGTSQKALEAGNQSQQANSSVLNELIIGALGALAVLAWVFGSFLAFLPLIMALVSVLTMQLLIYALTYVMPASSPIGPSVQYIVALLGLGLSIDYSLLVVTRWREERAAGRGNDEAVRVAMKRAGHSVWFSGIVASLGLCALVVVPNSLVRGIGVSGLFIPSTATLVALTLLPVVLSKIGAKADWPRRRRSGSPGRFWTWWSGQVIRHRVAAAVLGLGILIGLAGTAATINIAQPTTAALASAGSYTDGLHALTADGFPSGTLTAVPIRVPDASQAAATVDSLDRVSSLYGAVAPTGPGWNGTGTGMVIAIPRHEIGTDSGGTSLTDIRATVPPGALVGGDGALNVDLVQTTYGSFPLLFGIVAVVTFLLLARGMRSILLPAKAVLLNMLSVAASYGLLVLVFQHGLGMHALWGTNSYGAIDRLAPVLIFGFLFGVSMDYEVFILARVREGYDRARSTHQGIVEGVSRTGRLVTSAALILFFALAALSTANDITVRQIAAGLAAGVVLDAVVVRMLLLPALVSLFGTANWWLPNRATRLLRIKPTGTDEAEAPRPEWATVSIGKD; encoded by the coding sequence ATGGACAGGATCAGCGGGTTTCTGCTGAGACACCGTGGGCTGGTGGGACTGGCCTGGCTGGTGATCACAGTCGTCGGTGTCGTGGTGGCGCCGTCGGTGTCGAGCCGCCTGCAGCCCGGGACGCACCTGAACACGGCCGCGTACCACGCGAACGTGCGAATAGCGAAGGAGTACGGCGGGGCGACCGAGGACCCGGGCGTGCTGGTGCTCGATGCACCGGCCGGGCAGCGGGTCGCCTCGCCAGGTGTCCAGGCGCAGCTGAAGGCCGTGGACGCGGCGCTCGCCAAGGCCGCTCCGACGCTGCGCGTCGTCTCCTACGCCTCGACCGGCAGCAGGAATCTGGTCGGGACGAACGGGACCAGCACGATCGTCCTGGCCTATCCGCCGCATCAGGGCGATGACATGAGCCCGGAGACGGTCGACGAGCTGACGGCGGCGGCGAGGACGGCCGCGCCGCGACTGGCCGTCCACGGCACCAGCCAGAAGGCGTTGGAGGCCGGGAACCAGAGCCAGCAGGCCAACTCCAGCGTCCTCAACGAGCTGATCATCGGCGCGCTCGGCGCGCTGGCCGTGCTGGCCTGGGTGTTCGGATCGTTCCTGGCGTTCCTGCCGCTGATCATGGCGCTTGTCTCGGTGCTGACGATGCAACTGCTGATCTACGCCCTGACGTATGTGATGCCGGCGTCCTCTCCGATCGGCCCGTCGGTCCAGTACATCGTCGCGTTGCTCGGTCTCGGGTTGTCGATCGACTACTCGCTGCTGGTCGTCACCCGGTGGCGGGAGGAGCGCGCGGCGGGACGTGGCAACGACGAGGCGGTGCGCGTGGCGATGAAGCGCGCCGGGCACTCGGTGTGGTTCAGCGGGATCGTGGCCTCCCTCGGCCTGTGCGCGCTGGTCGTCGTCCCGAACTCGCTGGTGCGCGGGATCGGCGTCTCAGGGCTGTTCATCCCGTCGACCGCGACGCTCGTCGCCCTGACCTTGCTGCCGGTGGTCCTGTCGAAGATCGGCGCGAAGGCCGACTGGCCGCGCCGCCGCAGGTCCGGGAGCCCCGGCCGGTTCTGGACGTGGTGGTCGGGGCAGGTCATCCGGCACCGGGTCGCCGCCGCCGTGCTCGGCCTGGGGATCCTCATCGGCCTGGCCGGGACCGCCGCGACGATCAACATCGCGCAGCCGACGACCGCCGCGCTGGCCTCCGCCGGCTCCTACACCGACGGACTGCACGCGCTGACGGCTGACGGTTTCCCGAGCGGCACTCTGACGGCGGTGCCGATCCGGGTCCCCGACGCGTCGCAGGCCGCTGCCACGGTCGACTCCCTGGACCGTGTGTCGAGCCTGTACGGAGCGGTCGCCCCGACCGGCCCAGGCTGGAACGGCACCGGCACCGGCATGGTGATCGCGATCCCGCGGCACGAGATCGGGACGGACAGCGGCGGCACCTCGCTGACCGACATCCGTGCCACCGTGCCGCCCGGCGCGCTGGTCGGCGGCGACGGCGCGTTGAACGTCGACCTGGTGCAGACCACGTACGGATCGTTCCCGCTGCTGTTCGGCATCGTGGCCGTGGTGACGTTCCTGCTGCTGGCTCGCGGGATGAGGTCGATCCTGCTGCCGGCCAAGGCCGTGCTGCTGAACATGCTGTCGGTCGCCGCCTCCTACGGCCTCCTGGTCCTGGTATTCCAGCACGGCCTCGGGATGCATGCGCTGTGGGGCACCAACTCCTACGGCGCGATCGACCGCCTGGCCCCAGTGCTGATCTTCGGCTTCCTGTTCGGCGTGTCGATGGACTACGAGGTCTTCATCCTCGCCCGCGTCCGGGAGGGCTACGACCGGGCCCGATCGACGCACCAGGGCATCGTCGAGGGGGTGTCCCGGACCGGACGGCTGGTCACCAGCGCGGCGCTGATCCTGTTCTTCGCCCTGGCCGCGCTGTCGACGGCGAACGACATCACCGTGCGCCAGATCGCCGCCGGACTGGCCGCGGGTGTCGTCCTGGACGCGGTCGTGGTCCGGATGCTCCTGCTGCCGGCCCTGGTCTCCCTGTTCGGCACGGCCAACTGGTGGCTGCCGAACCGAGCCACCCGCCTGCTGCGCATCAAGCCGACCGGGACCGACGAAGCCGAAGCGCCGCGCCCCGAGTGGGCTACGGTATCGATCGGGAAGGACTGA
- a CDS encoding TetR/AcrR family transcriptional regulator produces the protein MQRSEPVTPQRAGGRVNQKLRTRAAIVAAAVELMRSGREVTMPEVAKAALVSEATAYRYFPDLASLLQESMAGEWPTPEQALRAVAGSTDPVERVAAATEHLLRQVLTYQGAVRAMIAATITRPDGTVTRPALRLGLIDHALAPVADSPGTDPAALAQLKRDLTVVISAEALFTLTDLLGLPPEDAIASAVHTATTLTRAALDATRA, from the coding sequence ATGCAGAGGAGCGAACCGGTGACACCCCAGCGCGCGGGCGGGCGCGTCAACCAGAAGCTGCGCACCCGCGCCGCGATCGTGGCCGCCGCGGTCGAACTGATGCGTAGTGGGCGCGAGGTGACGATGCCGGAGGTCGCCAAGGCGGCCCTGGTCTCCGAGGCCACGGCCTACCGGTACTTTCCCGACCTGGCCAGCCTGCTCCAGGAGTCGATGGCCGGCGAGTGGCCCACGCCGGAGCAAGCGCTGCGCGCGGTGGCCGGCTCCACCGATCCGGTGGAGCGCGTCGCCGCCGCCACCGAGCACCTGCTGCGGCAGGTACTGACCTACCAGGGCGCCGTCCGGGCCATGATCGCGGCCACCATCACCAGACCCGACGGCACCGTCACCCGCCCCGCACTCCGGCTCGGGCTCATCGACCACGCCCTCGCTCCGGTCGCGGACTCCCCCGGCACCGACCCCGCCGCCCTGGCCCAGCTCAAACGGGACCTCACCGTCGTGATCAGTGCCGAGGCCCTGTTCACCCTCACCGACCTGCTCGGGCTCCCGCCCGAGGACGCGATCGCCAGCGCCGTCCACACCGCCACCACACTGACCCGCGCGGCCCTCGACGCCACCCGAGCCTGA
- a CDS encoding alpha/beta fold hydrolase, whose translation MTVSAPATTTRTIDLPHGPAVTVQEFGENRDGTAVLVLHGGAGPGSMAGFAAELARHAHVVVPTHPGFDGTSRPEGVDTIADLASVYLDLIDELGLDGVLVIGSSVGGWIAAEMGLRDTRRRISALALLGATGITPEPPLAIANPAELGPARTLELSFHNPALRPDPASFSEEQRSAVAANQRTLAVYAGDPFCHDPKLRSRLHRVTVPVLVLAGEQDGIVPLEYGRALADSFPHAVFHPVPEAGHFPHIEQPGVVLAALADFVATDVKPDGE comes from the coding sequence ATGACCGTCTCCGCCCCCGCCACCACGACCCGCACCATCGACCTGCCCCACGGACCGGCCGTCACCGTCCAGGAGTTCGGCGAGAACCGCGACGGCACCGCCGTGCTGGTGCTGCACGGCGGCGCCGGACCGGGCTCCATGGCCGGCTTCGCGGCGGAGCTGGCCCGGCACGCCCACGTGGTCGTGCCGACCCACCCCGGCTTCGACGGCACCTCCCGCCCCGAGGGCGTCGACACGATCGCCGACCTCGCCTCCGTCTACCTCGACCTCATCGACGAACTCGGGCTCGACGGCGTGCTGGTGATCGGCAGTTCGGTCGGCGGCTGGATCGCCGCCGAGATGGGACTGCGCGACACCCGCCGCCGGATCAGCGCCCTGGCCCTGCTCGGCGCCACCGGCATCACCCCCGAGCCTCCGCTGGCCATCGCCAACCCCGCCGAGCTGGGCCCGGCCCGTACCCTCGAGCTCTCCTTCCACAACCCCGCCCTGCGGCCCGACCCCGCCTCGTTCAGCGAGGAGCAGAGGTCCGCCGTCGCCGCCAACCAGCGCACCCTGGCCGTGTACGCGGGCGACCCGTTCTGCCACGACCCCAAGCTCCGCTCCCGCCTGCACCGCGTCACCGTCCCGGTCCTGGTGCTCGCGGGCGAGCAGGACGGCATCGTCCCGCTGGAGTACGGGCGCGCCCTGGCCGACTCCTTCCCTCACGCCGTCTTCCACCCGGTGCCCGAGGCCGGTCACTTCCCGCACATCGAGCAGCCCGGTGTCGTCCTCGCCGCCCTCGCCGACTTCGTCGCCACCGACGTCAAGCCCGACGGCGAGTGA
- a CDS encoding helix-turn-helix transcriptional regulator: MGRRQRSLDPEAGPVAEFALRLRALREQAGTPTFAAMSRRVHHSTTVLSEAAGGSDLPTWATVEAFLEACGESDPGPWRDHWERARDALGEPVPPADRPTEEPATAGPPGPVTALPSGSAGSVATAPRWWATRAAAAAAALVVGLTAGLLAGRQLPRDSGAPTALRPGPSRALPTVVVVPAPVPPPWPAAGSGCDARTHWVYQYDHAYQGQVYTLLARPDGTPAATAVTLTWGAWRWQQPVTVQPGVPARTTGGTLLLYTKLDTSLRDPLVTVDTTDPVCAAFGTAGPTSVAPLSTVDANQGWTGAEPTADTPDATSGSAGT; the protein is encoded by the coding sequence GTGGGCCGCAGGCAACGGAGTCTGGACCCGGAGGCGGGGCCGGTCGCGGAGTTCGCCCTGCGGCTGCGCGCCCTGCGGGAGCAGGCCGGCACCCCGACCTTCGCCGCGATGAGCCGCCGGGTGCACCACTCGACCACGGTCCTCTCGGAGGCGGCGGGCGGATCGGACCTGCCGACCTGGGCGACCGTCGAGGCCTTCCTGGAGGCGTGCGGCGAGTCCGACCCCGGCCCGTGGCGTGACCACTGGGAGCGGGCCCGCGACGCCTTGGGCGAGCCCGTGCCCCCGGCGGACAGGCCCACGGAGGAGCCGGCCACCGCCGGGCCGCCCGGCCCGGTCACCGCTCTGCCATCCGGCTCGGCCGGCTCGGTGGCGACCGCCCCTCGGTGGTGGGCCACCCGCGCCGCTGCCGCCGCGGCGGCGCTGGTCGTCGGCCTCACCGCAGGCCTGCTGGCGGGGCGTCAGTTACCGCGCGACAGCGGGGCGCCGACCGCCCTGCGGCCGGGGCCGTCGCGGGCGCTGCCGACCGTCGTGGTCGTCCCGGCGCCCGTACCGCCGCCCTGGCCGGCGGCCGGCTCCGGCTGTGACGCCCGCACCCACTGGGTGTACCAGTACGACCACGCGTACCAGGGGCAGGTCTACACCCTGCTCGCCCGCCCCGACGGCACGCCCGCCGCCACCGCCGTCACGCTGACCTGGGGCGCCTGGCGCTGGCAGCAACCGGTGACGGTGCAGCCCGGTGTCCCGGCCCGCACCACCGGCGGCACCCTGCTGCTCTACACCAAGCTCGACACCAGCCTGCGCGACCCCCTGGTCACCGTCGACACCACCGACCCGGTCTGCGCCGCCTTCGGCACGGCCGGCCCCACCTCGGTGGCCCCCCTCTCCACCGTCGACGCCAACCAGGGCTGGACCGGCGCCGAACCCACCGCTGACACTCCGGACGCCACATCGGGTTCGGCCGGCACGTGA
- a CDS encoding MarR family transcriptional regulator, with translation MGVITRLARVRGHLDEALAEVFAGFDLTPADFQVLVNLRRAGAPYQLGQARLMDSLGLTSGTVSVRLARLEQRGVVVREPDPADRRSFTVRLTESGLELFDRIAPEHLASEDRHLSALTPEEQDQLAALLRKLLVSFEQTGPTATQLWGATLEPARIARRTRAAVGLTDRTGLLVTRVDPTGPAARAGLRTGDLLTHRGTTQVRTPEDLTTPGDTPGTPVTLRLLRAEEPYETTLDPFDPPSDSPSAP, from the coding sequence GTGGGCGTGATCACCCGCCTGGCCCGGGTCCGCGGCCACCTCGACGAGGCGCTCGCCGAGGTCTTCGCCGGCTTCGACCTCACCCCCGCCGACTTCCAGGTGCTGGTCAACCTCCGCCGGGCCGGTGCGCCCTACCAGCTCGGCCAGGCCCGGCTGATGGATTCGCTCGGGCTGACCTCCGGCACGGTGAGCGTCCGGCTGGCCCGGCTCGAACAGCGCGGGGTCGTGGTGCGCGAACCCGACCCGGCCGACAGGCGCAGCTTCACCGTCCGGCTGACCGAGAGCGGCCTGGAGCTGTTCGACCGGATCGCGCCCGAGCACCTGGCCAGCGAGGACCGCCACCTCTCCGCCCTCACCCCCGAGGAGCAGGATCAACTGGCCGCCCTGCTCCGCAAGTTGCTCGTCTCATTCGAACAGACCGGCCCGACCGCCACCCAGCTCTGGGGCGCCACCCTCGAACCCGCCCGGATCGCCCGCCGCACCCGCGCCGCCGTCGGCCTGACCGACCGCACCGGCCTCCTGGTCACCCGGGTCGACCCCACCGGCCCCGCCGCCCGGGCCGGCCTGCGCACCGGCGACCTGCTCACCCACCGCGGCACCACCCAGGTCCGCACCCCCGAAGACCTCACCACCCCCGGCGACACCCCCGGCACCCCTGTCACCCTGCGCCTGCTCCGTGCCGAGGAGCCGTACGAGACCACCCTCGACCCCTTCGACCCTCCCTCCGACTCTCCCTCCGCTCCCTGA
- a CDS encoding group II truncated hemoglobin, with product MTVEYIRYRIGPDRRAEFEAAYRAAAPALAASEHCLDYELTECEEEPGSYVLRIRWTSTQAHLEGFRRSPEFTEFLAAVKPYLGDIEEMRHYRPTGVTGTGRGAERSDPTLYEYLGGAPALARLAEVFYAKVAEDELLAPVFAGMDPGHPQHVALFLGEVFGGPPTYSAERGGHPHMVSRHLGRALTEPMRRRWIGLLEDAADEVGLPADPEFRAAFRGYLEWGTRMALMFSAPGADRVVHTPMPRWGWGLPPPYRPEG from the coding sequence ATGACCGTCGAATACATCCGCTACCGCATCGGCCCGGACCGGCGCGCCGAGTTCGAGGCGGCCTACCGCGCCGCCGCGCCGGCCCTGGCCGCCTCCGAGCACTGCCTCGACTACGAGCTGACGGAGTGCGAGGAGGAGCCCGGCAGCTACGTGCTGCGGATCCGCTGGACCTCGACCCAGGCCCACCTGGAGGGCTTCCGGCGCTCGCCGGAGTTCACCGAGTTCCTGGCCGCCGTCAAGCCCTACCTGGGCGACATCGAGGAGATGCGCCACTACCGCCCCACCGGGGTCACCGGCACCGGCCGAGGCGCCGAGCGCAGCGACCCGACGCTGTACGAGTACCTCGGCGGGGCGCCCGCGCTGGCCCGGCTGGCCGAGGTGTTCTACGCCAAGGTCGCCGAGGACGAGCTGCTCGCCCCCGTCTTCGCCGGGATGGACCCGGGCCACCCGCAGCACGTCGCGCTCTTCCTCGGCGAGGTCTTCGGCGGCCCGCCGACCTACAGCGCCGAGCGCGGCGGCCACCCGCACATGGTCTCCCGCCACCTCGGCCGGGCCCTGACCGAGCCGATGCGCCGCCGCTGGATCGGGCTCCTGGAGGACGCCGCGGACGAGGTCGGCCTGCCCGCCGACCCCGAGTTCCGGGCGGCCTTCCGCGGCTACCTGGAGTGGGGCACCCGGATGGCCCTGATGTTCTCCGCCCCCGGCGCCGACCGCGTGGTGCACACCCCGATGCCGCGCTGGGGCTGGGGGCTGCCCCCGCCGTACCGCCCCGAGGGGTGA